The genomic window GTTTGTTCGATTCGGCAGTCTTTATGTGCAAAGGTATCACATAGAATTCCAAAGCTGCATGCATCCCTCGAATTATTTCAAGCCAGAAAACACTTCATATAATTACAAGCTATCAATGGCTCTCGGTATGGGAAGGTTGTTGATTGCACTGACCATATATGACAAACCCCCGCTGTTACTGGCGCGTTCAGCATCAGCTTCGCTATGAGGATATAAAGAGGCGTCCATAATATATTAAAGCACACCATTTAACAGAAATTTAGAATGAAAATCATTTATAACTTCCACTTCAGTCGTGTCAACAATTTTGATCGACatgaaattaaaatcaaaagcaACCAGATTGTTGCAACGGCCCCAAGACTGGTTGAGCAGCGAGATTGCCACAAGTGAAGTGTGTGtacaaatgcaaattaattaataatcaaACTTATTtgcagctgctcatttgccaCAACGGCGACTTTATAAATAACTAAACTTAACTACAActaagtacacacatacatacacacacatgcacacgtaGGCTGTGGTGTGCAACAGGAGTGTGAGTgatgaataaatatttgtcgaatgggtatataaaaatcaaagccAGCCAAATCGCCGCAGAAGTGGTTATACTTGTTGCAAGTAACCCACTTGAAGCGCATGCACATGTGGCGGCGGCATGCAGCATCTGCCATCATTTAGGCGATCACAATGTGGACAGGCGAGAACAGACAACATTTGCACCTGCCGTCTATGTGATTTTAATGCAGCGCCAAGTTTTCCCCCCACGAGAAAAtccaatgacaacaacaacgacgacaATAACACAACAATTGCCCCCTGCAATTGTGCCACACGGCGGCGGCGCAggcaacatgcaacatgcatactcacatacatatgtaactggtGGCATGTATGTGATTTGGTTGCATGCTTCTAAGCAAGTGCATGTGTAAATATCAGCGCTAAATGCTGCCACATTGTGGCCATGAATAGAAGCTGCATGAGCCACGGTCGCCGTCGCTCCAGTGCGTCCATTGACAACAGATGCGCACCGGGGCGGCTGCAACTTGTTATCTGCCGTGTTTCTCTaagcgcacacgcacacacacccatGCAAGAGTTAGTTAGCTGGACGGCTTGGGCGCTTTTACCACATGTTCATCGTCGGCTTCCACGAATCATTCATTCATTGAGTCATTCATGCGCCCAGAGTGCGCAAAGTGTGTGGGGTGGCTTTGTGCCGCCGGTATCCgtggcatgttgttgttgttgttgcatgtgaAAATCTGAGTTGTTGCCGCACTTGAATATGAGTGTGGCATGCACAGCTGCTAAGTGAGTGCGAATAGTTTAGATGCTCGGCTATCTACATACTCGTACtcgattttgctgttgttgttattgttatgttGGTTACCAGCAAACTAGCTGATTGAACATCTGCCGGTTGTGGAATTTAAAGAGCCACTTGCAACATGCGATGGTCATTGCTGCCACAATATGCTGCTACATCAATAAAGTAAATCTAATAGCATGTCTATACtcgtctatatacatacatacacacattcaacGTCCTTCTCCTTGCTAACTTGTCCCGCATTTAAGTTTTTTGGAGCAATAATTTCAAATTGCTGTGAGCAGGTGGCGCTTAATTGAAGGAAAACTCAAACCAACTGGCACTGCTGTTGGCAATCAATCTTCTGCGAAGAAAGTTGTTTTCATAACCtcacttaatataaaaaacataagcTCACTTAATATTTTGCAGTGGAATGGTGAAAACCTTGATTCAGCGCTAATTTGATcgcatatattttgttattttcccGAAATCACGTTCCTAAAAGAACGATTTTGTGTTGCCACCGGAACGgaaccggatttttatccgacaAAGGACTGTAAACTCGGCATAATTCTGCCGCCACCACAACAACAGAATTTGAAATGTTAATTGTTCTGTTTCCAGTCGGATCTACGTAACCGCAACAGACACGGATTTTATCcgaaattgttgttattgttgtaacagTTATCCAGCCCTCGTTTGGGTTAAATGTCATAAATATCATCAAATGAGGACCACAGGAAACATGTTTTTTCGACGGGATCGGACCATAGGGATAAGGGTGTTAAATGTATTGGTGTCATAGGTAATGCAAAGGTGGTTGAACTCCTGAGAAGACtcattgcatgcaggacatatgTAGATCTGGTACGTCGGTGCCGATTCGGGATAAGTAGGAGGCTAACCTGCAACCATAACAACGTCTAGATTCACAAGACTCTCTTCTCTTTTTGCTATGGCCTGGGGTTTGACTCCAAAGACGCTGCGGGGAGTAAGTGGAGGTCTTGATAGCTCTACTGGCGTTCATTGCTTGTCTGGAGTGCGTTACGTCCGTAATGTCGTCGTCATAATTTTGATCCTACGACGCGGCTCTAAGCAGATGACTGCAAGGCTGGTTCGTGCGAAAGAAAGTAACGTTTTTTCACAAAAGGTAGTATTTTGGCACAATTCTGActaaactataaaatattcagaaGTTTTTTGggatgtgttttttttttcttagtctTTTTAAGCTCGAAAACCATAGTcaaaaaatgcacttttttaattcgctgtcattttgttaatttttcaaattttcaaataagctTTTTTGTCCAGATGTGATTGAGGttataaacattaaattaaaaatgttggtTGTAGGTTCTAAGGCTGAAATCCATTGCTAAGGAGTACattttttgaactaaaaaaaattgtttctccGTTCAATATTAAACTTTCATTactaaattaaaacaataaattttcaatttttgatcaCAAAATCagcattaaaaatttcgaaattttatatttaataccaaaatcgaaattaaagattgcaattaaattttcaattacaaaaatagaataaaaattttaaattttaaaataattttaattttaaaatttaaaaataattttaattttaaaataaaaaatgtaaaaatttatttttaatcacaaaaatagaattaaaatgttttcaaaattgttttaacaaaaaaattcgcaATTCTGAACTCAggatatattatatacatacataagtacacatCTCAACTACGTAATTTCCGAACACTGCTTATTAATAAACGGTTTCAAAAcggttttttcgaaaataatttttttcaagtcaATTTCTTGCACAATATCAAAGATTCTtagaatacaaataaaaaaattaaactaaaagaaaaGATGTAATACTGTTTTATGACACTATTATATTATACTATTCCGTTATGTTGACTCCTTGATGTCGTAACGCTTTCACCAAATCCCCCTTAATGCGACGCTGATGAAATTCAGGTAACCGTTGTGTTGCACCTAACATTGCGTCAAAAAATGCTTTCAAGCCCTTTTCTTCTGATGATAAGTTCTCGTAGGGCGTCGCCTGCTTACGTTCCGTCATAGTGTCTGTTGTCGTTAAAGTAGTTGTAGCAGCATTTGTTGAACATGTATGATGTGATTTTGTGCGTAAAGTATTTAACTTACtctgttttatttgaaaatcatAATTAGGAGATTCTGAGTCTTCTGAAGTACACATTTGAATTTTGTAAACCTTGTTATCGATTTTTATTTCGATAGGACTTTCATCTTTTTGTTTATCAGTTACGTATTCCATGCGTGCTTTTTTGTGTGATGTAACTGTAAGCGATTTGGATGTGGAAGGTTTCTCAGAGTCTTCAGCAATATCTTCACTGATGTCAATCGTCTTCAACTCTGTTTCTGACTCCATATTTCTGTTTGCTTGCATATCAGCCGTaagaatttctttcttttttatttcttcttgtatCGCTTTTAATTTAGCATCGCCCACAATGCTTTTGATAAAGGGCATCATGAAAAGCATTTCTTTGAAATAGCGATAGTCATGAAATTTGATGCTTCCGTTATTAGGTGTTGGCAGTCCGTCGTTTGGTGGTCTTTTCTGGGACACTTTAAGTATATGCACATAAAAGTCGCTAAGCAGTCGCTCCCAACGTTTTTTGGATTCATCTGAAGTttaagaaaatcaatttatttaattacatacacacatgtattattataattttaacttACGTTTTTTAAATCCACATGCGGTGTCAATTTTCTGCCAAATTGCATTTCGCACCTTCATCGACAGACTAGTGTATACCAACGGATtggtcttcacgaaatttattatttttaagttttcttttacgCAGggctatttttattaaaagagaaaaaaataaggTTGGTGAGAAAAATTGTGTGCtaaacatttttgaacattatttttcctgatttaaatgttttattgaaTTATGTACACTAGAAATTCTATATCATCTACATTTCTTAAATACATCGAGTTCATATATGAAATTTAAGGTTATGTATAAAGTTAGCATCTGTAATTAAAACAAGCTAATAATTTAagctaattttaaatatacgtacatacgtatTTGGGTTACTATCTCGTATTTACTTGAACAAAACACTTATTGCTTTTCATTCTTACCTCTGATCTTTCAGCAGTGGGAGTATCATGGACGAGCAAACGCTGGCCAGTCGTAGTTTTTGTCTCCGATCCTTTAGAAGAGTTTTCATAAATTGATGGTACAACGCCACGCTTCAACAATCGATTCCTAGCGTATCCTAGAACATTTTAATAACACAATTAAACATAATTTAAGAAACAAT from Bactrocera tryoni isolate S06 chromosome 5, CSIRO_BtryS06_freeze2, whole genome shotgun sequence includes these protein-coding regions:
- the LOC120776654 gene encoding uncharacterized protein LOC120776654 isoform X3, producing the protein MKCAVANCRSDNHSKASNCSFYIFPSNMELAKKWVEFCRRKDYFNPKTSFICMKHFTRDDFGNSLQFEMGYARNRLLKRGVVPSIYENSSKGSETKTTTGQRLLVHDTPTAERSEPCVKENLKIINFVKTNPLVYTSLSMKVRNAIWQKIDTACGFKKHESKKRWERLLSDFYVHILKVSQKRPPNDGLPTPNNGSIKFHDYRYFKEMLFMMPFIKSIVGDAKLKAIQEEIKKKEILTADMQANRNMESETELKTIDISEDIAEDSEKPSTSKSLTVTSHKKARMEYVTDKQKDESPIEIKIDNKVYKIQMCTSEDSESPNYDFQIKQNTMTERKQATPYENLSSEEKGLKAFFDAMLGATQRLPEFHQRRIKGDLVKALRHQGVNITE
- the LOC120776654 gene encoding uncharacterized protein LOC120776654 isoform X2, which produces MKCAVANCRSDNHSKASNCSFYIFPSNMELAKKWVEFCRRKDYFNPKTSFICMKHFTRDDFGNSLQFEMGYARNRLLKRGVVPSIYENSSKGSETKTTTGQRLLVHDTPTAERSEPCVKENLKIINFVKTNPLVYTSLSMKVRNAIWQKIDTACGFKKHESKKRWERLLSDFYVHILKVSQKRPPNDGLPTPNNGSIKFHDYRYFKEMLFMMPFIKSIVGDAKLKAIQEEIKKKEILTADMQANRNMESETELKTIDISEDIAEDSEKPSTSKSLTVTSHKKARMEYVTDKQKDESPIEIKIDNKSKLNTLRTKSHHTCSTNAATTTLTTTDTMTERKQATPYENLSSEEKGLKAFFDAMLGATQRLPEFHQRRIKGDLVKALRHQGVNITE
- the LOC120776654 gene encoding uncharacterized protein LOC120776654 isoform X4, translating into MRLNAEALLYLRHREKRKRLKLSARINRSTGDIVSNTSLGYARNRLLKRGVVPSIYENSSKGSETKTTTGQRLLVHDTPTAERSEPCVKENLKIINFVKTNPLVYTSLSMKVRNAIWQKIDTACGFKKHESKKRWERLLSDFYVHILKVSQKRPPNDGLPTPNNGSIKFHDYRYFKEMLFMMPFIKSIVGDAKLKAIQEEIKKKEILTADMQANRNMESETELKTIDISEDIAEDSEKPSTSKSLTVTSHKKARMEYVTDKQKDESPIEIKIDNKVYKIQMCTSEDSESPNYDFQIKQSKLNTLRTKSHHTCSTNAATTTLTTTDTMTERKQATPYENLSSEEKGLKAFFDAMLGATQRLPEFHQRRIKGDLVKALRHQGVNITE
- the LOC120776654 gene encoding uncharacterized protein LOC120776654 isoform X1; its protein translation is MKCAVANCRSDNHSKASNCSFYIFPSNMELAKKWVEFCRRKDYFNPKTSFICMKHFTRDDFGNSLQFEMGYARNRLLKRGVVPSIYENSSKGSETKTTTGQRLLVHDTPTAERSEPCVKENLKIINFVKTNPLVYTSLSMKVRNAIWQKIDTACGFKKHESKKRWERLLSDFYVHILKVSQKRPPNDGLPTPNNGSIKFHDYRYFKEMLFMMPFIKSIVGDAKLKAIQEEIKKKEILTADMQANRNMESETELKTIDISEDIAEDSEKPSTSKSLTVTSHKKARMEYVTDKQKDESPIEIKIDNKVYKIQMCTSEDSESPNYDFQIKQSKLNTLRTKSHHTCSTNAATTTLTTTDTMTERKQATPYENLSSEEKGLKAFFDAMLGATQRLPEFHQRRIKGDLVKALRHQGVNITE